From the genome of Nicotiana sylvestris chromosome 2, ASM39365v2, whole genome shotgun sequence, one region includes:
- the LOC104219325 gene encoding uncharacterized protein, whose protein sequence is MRQIHNIQQGPWLAMRDYNVVVHPQDRLCGTEVQDMETKEFKEYMRDTGMNEVQYVGRNYTWTNNHTYSRIDRGIVNTTWMMIMPNVKVQVLEPMVSDHSPLKLEICQEQGKKNRPFKFFNCIVDHPQFMQHIEEAWKDRSTNGRMQTVWNNLKGVKEAIKSLNTQHYKGVDGKIKEIRRELQGIHEEMSSKLQNKELIDKEKELKGELEKWGKIEESIYRQKSRVKWLKLGDSNSAYFYAQMKNRNHLNGIQSLTNEVGNQLMMEKDIEVEILGYYKKLLGSRADSISAINPNTMKQGTTLNRDQQVQLIKPVSKEEV, encoded by the coding sequence ATGAGGCAAATCCACAACATACAACAAGGACCTTGGCTAGCTATGAGAGACTATAATGTTGTTGTACATCCACAAGATAGACTATGTGGTACAGAGGTCCAAGATATGGAAACAAAAGAATTTAAGGAGTATATGAGGGATACAGGAATGAATGAGGTGCAGTATGTGGGGAGGAACTACACCTGGACTAATAATCATACCTATAGCAGAATTGATAGGGGAATTGTAAATACTACTTGGATGATGATAATGCCAAATGTGAAAGTTCAGGTGCTGGAACCAATGGTATCTGATCACTCACCACTGAAGCTAGAAATCTGTCAGGAACAAGGAAAGAAGAATAGGCCTTTCAAGTTCTTTAACTGTATTGTTGACCACCCTCAATTCATGCAACACATTGAAGAAGCTTGGAAGGATAGGAGCACAAATGGTAGAATGCAGACAGTATGGAACAATCTTAAAGGTGTAAAAGAAGCTATCAAGAGCCTAAATACTCAGCATTACAAAGGGGTCGATGGAAAGATCAAAGAGATAAGGAGGGAGCTACAGGGAATACACGAGGAAATGAGCTCAAAGCTGCAGAATAAGGAGCTAATTGACAAAGAAAAAGAACTGAAGGGTGAATTAGAAAAATGGGGAAAGATAGAAGAAAGCATATACAGGCAAAAGTCACGAGTGAAATGGTTGAAGTTGGGAGATTCTAATTCAGCCTACTTCTATGCACAAATGAAGAACAGGAATCACTTGAATGGAATCCAAAGCTTAACAAATGAGGTGGGAAATCAGCTCATGATGGAGAAAGATATAGAAGTAGAGATACTAGGATACTATAAAAAATTGCTTGGATCAAGAGCTGACAGCATATCAGCCATCAATCCAAATACCATGAAGCAGGGAACAACATTAAATAGAGACCAACAGGTTCAGCTAATTAAGCCAGTCTCCAAGGAGGAAGTATAG